A single region of the Pieris rapae chromosome 21, ilPieRapa1.1, whole genome shotgun sequence genome encodes:
- the LOC110999120 gene encoding uncharacterized protein LOC110999120 yields the protein MNNDKMNTREYRERLIDEVKKNPVLYDTRHENHRDIDVRDRCWLEISERLGANCEVLKREWKILRDSLRQSLKKSNRGGTTKAGAPCKKWRFQSRMAFVLPYMTIRRNRRVIKDDIKMDESELPSDQDLETETWGASEAPEEGGEHEALELFFASVCQSSKRLPRRLQATLKRQVLDALLRAEEQCDDKLSPNKWDSVAS from the exons ATGAACAACGACAAGATGAACACGCGCGAATACCGCGAGCGCCTAATCGACGAAGTGAAGAAGAATCCGGTGCTTTACGACACGCGCCACGAGAACCATCGCGACATCGACGTGCGGGACCGTTGCTGGCTCGAGATCTCCGAGCGCCTTGGGGCCAACT GTGAGGTGTTAAAACGTGAATGGAAGATCCTGCGCGATTCCCTCCGACAGTCGCTCAAAAAGAGCAATCGAGGCGGCACCACCAAGGCGGGTGCGCCTTGCAAGAAGTGGCGCTTTCAGTCTCGGATGGCTTTTGTGCTGCCTTACATGACTATAAGAAG GAACCGACGTGTCATCAAAGACGACATCAAGATGGACGAGTCCGAATTGCCGTCGGATCAGGATCTGGAGACGGAGACGTGGGGAGCGTCGGAAGCACCGGAAGAGGGTGGTGAGCACGAGGCCTTGGAGCTGTTCTTCGCGTCAGTATGTCAGAGCAGCAAGCGGCTTCCGCGGCGGCTACAAGCTACACTTAAAAGGCAGGTCCTGGACGCTCTGCTGCGTGCCGAAGAACAGTGCGACGATAAGCTTTCCCCCAATAAATGGGACTCAGTCGCGTCGTAG